A genome region from Geobacter pickeringii includes the following:
- the pal gene encoding peptidoglycan-associated lipoprotein Pal, which produces MRTGTYGLVVLFCSALMVAGGCAKKEMVKPEEGAPMVAPAPAPTPVPPPATPAKEEPMAAQPVSEVAVKAEAPQEPAKAEVAEASLERIFFDFDSYILSQPARDILYRNAEVLLKKQTAAKISLEGHCDERGSDEYNLALGEKRAKAAQDYLVTLGVAAERLSVISYGKEKPLDPAHTEEAWAKNRRVEFVIVK; this is translated from the coding sequence ATGCGTACTGGAACCTACGGTCTCGTCGTTCTGTTCTGTTCCGCCCTCATGGTTGCCGGCGGCTGCGCCAAGAAGGAGATGGTGAAGCCCGAAGAGGGGGCCCCGATGGTAGCCCCGGCCCCCGCGCCGACCCCCGTCCCCCCGCCGGCGACGCCGGCCAAGGAAGAGCCGATGGCCGCCCAGCCGGTGTCGGAAGTCGCGGTGAAGGCGGAAGCTCCCCAGGAGCCGGCCAAGGCCGAGGTGGCCGAAGCATCCCTGGAACGCATCTTTTTCGACTTCGATTCCTACATCCTGAGCCAGCCGGCCCGTGACATCCTCTACCGCAACGCCGAGGTCCTCCTTAAGAAGCAGACTGCGGCAAAGATTTCGCTGGAAGGGCACTGTGACGAGCGCGGCTCCGACGAGTACAACCTGGCCCTCGGCGAGAAGCGGGCCAAGGCCGCCCAGGATTACCTCGTCACCCTCGGGGTCGCGGCCGAACGGCTCTCCGTCATCAGCTACGGCAAGGAGAAGCCCCTCGACCCCGCCCATACCGAGGAGGCGTGGGCCAAGAACCGGCGGGTTGAATTCGTCATCGTGAAGTAA
- the tolB gene encoding Tol-Pal system beta propeller repeat protein TolB gives MTLKRTIILLTVVALLVPSLLRSQETYREVTATGSNKLTLAVDAPRRLGGSDFPGAGETAEALRSDMTLAGLFTVAASPTVAAAGIRPGEFDLAPWRGAGVDLLVKCGYTLSGDSLTLEFRLYNVNQGREVLAKRYSGRQRDLRKIAHTFSDDILESLTGERGPFTGKIAFVSNRSKNKELYLMDYDGYHVQQLTHNGSINLNPDFSPSGRELIYTSYRRRNPDLYRRELATGAEVAVSSHRGINVTGAWSPDGKWIALALSKDGNSEIYAISRDGRQMKRLTTNPAIDVSPAWSPDGSRIAFVSDRLGKPQVFIMNADGTGVRRLTTSGAYNVSPRWSPKGDRIAYCRQEGGFQIYAINPDGTGDSRLTGDGSNEHPRWSPDGRFITFSSTRDGGEAIYVMRADGSGQTRVSRGERKDSHPTWSPRW, from the coding sequence ATGACTCTGAAACGAACCATCATCCTTCTGACCGTCGTCGCTCTGTTGGTACCGTCGCTGCTGCGGTCCCAGGAGACGTACCGCGAGGTGACCGCCACCGGCTCCAACAAGCTGACCCTGGCGGTGGACGCCCCCCGCCGACTGGGGGGAAGCGACTTCCCCGGCGCCGGTGAAACGGCCGAGGCGCTCCGCTCCGACATGACCCTGGCCGGTCTCTTCACCGTTGCGGCATCCCCTACGGTGGCCGCCGCCGGCATCAGGCCGGGGGAGTTCGATCTCGCCCCGTGGCGCGGCGCGGGGGTCGATCTCCTCGTGAAGTGCGGCTACACCCTCTCCGGAGACTCCCTCACGCTGGAGTTTCGCCTCTACAACGTGAACCAGGGGCGGGAGGTCCTGGCCAAGCGCTATTCCGGCCGGCAGCGGGACCTGCGCAAGATCGCCCACACCTTCTCCGATGACATCCTGGAGTCCCTCACGGGCGAGCGGGGGCCGTTCACCGGCAAGATCGCCTTCGTTTCCAACCGGAGCAAAAACAAAGAGTTGTACCTGATGGACTACGACGGGTACCACGTCCAGCAGCTCACCCACAACGGTTCCATCAATCTTAACCCCGACTTCTCCCCCTCGGGGCGGGAGCTCATCTACACCTCCTACCGGCGCCGCAACCCCGACCTCTACCGGAGGGAGCTGGCCACCGGCGCCGAAGTGGCCGTCTCCTCGCACCGGGGGATCAACGTCACCGGCGCCTGGTCCCCCGACGGAAAGTGGATCGCCCTCGCCCTGAGCAAGGACGGCAACTCGGAGATCTACGCCATCTCCCGGGACGGCAGGCAGATGAAGCGCCTCACCACCAACCCCGCCATCGACGTCTCCCCCGCCTGGTCCCCCGACGGGAGCCGCATCGCCTTCGTCTCCGACCGCCTCGGCAAGCCCCAGGTCTTCATCATGAACGCCGACGGCACCGGCGTCCGCCGCCTCACCACGAGCGGCGCCTACAACGTCTCCCCCCGCTGGTCCCCCAAGGGGGACCGGATCGCCTACTGCCGCCAGGAGGGAGGATTCCAGATCTACGCCATCAACCCCGACGGCACCGGCGACTCGAGGCTGACCGGCGACGGGAGCAACGAGCACCCCCGGTGGTCCCCCGACGGCCGCTTCATCACCTTCAGCTCGACCCGCGACGGCGGCGAGGCGATCTACGTCATGCGGGCCGACGGCAGCGGCCAGACCCGCGTTTCCCGGGGCGAACGGAAGGACTCACACCCCACCTGGTCACCCCGCTGGTAG